The genomic stretch GCACTATGTTATGAAACAACTgggggttgaaaaattatgattctACCTGATTACTTTCAATTACTGACATCGCGTTATTTCCTATTTACGAATACTGATTGATGCTAAATTAGACTAGAGTGTTATAAGTCAACATTGTTTAAGTTAGCAGCAGAACCGGTTGGTAAATCTGGTGGTAGAAATTTACCTATTGGTTGAATGGCCTTTCGTTGTTCAGCCAACATTCTCATTTCCTGTCTAAGCTTACCTAAAATTGCATGATTTGGCTGATTTACCAAAGCCTTACCCTGTAGCAGCGTGATTTCCTGTTCTAActgctttttttctttgaaagaTTTTACACTCCGTGATCCGTACAATCTTAACAGTGAGCCCCATGACTGTATGTGCGGATGTAATCGTTGCAAGATTGCTTGTGCTGCACGTTGTTTaccatcttttttatttcgacaTACCTTTAATCAACATTTTAATTCATAGAAAAACCAGCACAACCCACTAACTCATTTACTAAGATATGTTTTTGCAAATCTTACACTATAATCTACGTTACAATCCATTTAATTGTGCCTGTTAACTTCAGAAAATATGTATTAGAAGCAGTTTGTTACTTACCACAGTAGCTTCATGTTTACCAACACGCATTGTGAACTCATTGCGTTGGTGTTTCAACGTATTGACAGAATAGTTTATATGCATATCGCCAAGGCCAAAATTCCTCTGTAGACAAGTAATCAAAATTGCATGAGGTGAAGGCTCTGTCGTTTTTGCACAAAACTCAGCTACCCGTGGATCAGTTATTGTAATTTCGTCAAAGAAAGAGAGGTCAGCCTCCGATGTCCCTCGTGAAGCCTTGAGAGCCCTATTAGAATTATTTCCAGTTCCGTCTCCTGACTCTCCTGAAATCTTATCACGCATCTGAGGAATTAGGATTTCGAGTGTTTTGCGGGCTGCATTGgcttttgcttgttttttgCTGCTACCGAAACCACTGCCATATTCCATTTCATTTATGCATACCACTGCTGAGTATGGCGTCGACGCATTTTCTGCAAATTaatgttttactttttatttgtGTATTGGCaggataaaattatttgagaaaCGTGAAAAACTATTCAATTTATATGCCGCTTTTGCATATTTGAgcatattttattcacaatcaAAGAAACCGCtgatatttatttgtaatacCTCGTaaacaatcaaaaataatCATTCACAGCAGGACAAATGAGGATCCTTCCAATAAGAAAGAAGATAAAGGTCTCACCTAACTCCTTAAATTTATAAGTTGGCTGCTTCTTCAGAGCATGTTGTACATATTCATGCAGAATACACACATAACTTTTTCCAGACGGATTCATAATCCAGTGTTTTGGAGGCCTTTGTCCCCCACTATCATCACCTGCAATTGTACTATTGTTCCCAGATACTCCAGCTCCACCAACTGGAAAGGTTATTAATTTGGTGCCATCAGGTAACGTGGGCCGTTCCAGCTGTTTGCGATGCTTCTTGTTCTTTGTAAACTTTCTTCGTGCTGACCACGACCTACATGACAAATTTTCAGAACATGTTCAAGATTGTTATCCATGAAAATCAACCATTGCTTCTGAACGTTTCATTTTGGCCAAATAGAATGTAAAGTAAAAGCtgagtgaaaatatttagacGTACTGAAATCTCATGACTTTAATTGCTTTGAAGCGAAACAAAGCTTGACAGTAATTTCTGAGTTGTTCACTGTCTAGAGAATGTGCTGCCCTATTTTCTTGAATAGTTTCAATTTTAGCACTGGGTAAGCTACACGTCTCTGCAGCAggttctttttctctttcctttcttctcttttcttcttctttttcttcctcctgCAATGCTCTTCTGTACTGCAAGCAGGGCACAGCACTGACAGGTACTTCATGCTTACGCACACTACCTGGTCCAAGGAAATATGGTTTAGCTAATGTACAAACACGACTCTGCTTGTGCAAGTATAACGGTAGGCCACTGTTGTGGGTCACTTGAACCCACCCTTCTGGTAGAACGTCAAAGTGATTGTGAccaatttctgaaaatttaacatacatttttatataatatcaATCTTGTAGTACTTTTGGAtcaaagaaaatagaaaaatcttATCCAGGTTTCAGAGG from Neodiprion virginianus isolate iyNeoVirg1 chromosome 3, iyNeoVirg1.1, whole genome shotgun sequence encodes the following:
- the LOC124300262 gene encoding microprocessor complex subunit DGCR8 isoform X2, which encodes MSDNESSPKRLRLDEEVSTIDANLPNMEEGKPVECPFKNNLDVQSDEDDSMNFTSVLRSDSNYNINRENFEQDSDFSKHSSRNVQNGYDQSNDNDSNLSGHDPCTNDELRHFDVLDDLERHPDQGGSDSDTESTDSMDSDVPDEEIEAMLEEGLPDEFKGKRRKKSDAMPYEEKEKLVLDEIGHNHFDVLPEGWVQVTHNSGLPLYLHKQSRVCTLAKPYFLGPGSVRKHEVPVSAVPCLQYRRALQEEEKEEEKRRKEREKEPAAETCSLPSAKIETIQENRAAHSLDSEQLRNYCQALFRFKAIKVMRFQSWSARRKFTKNKKHRKQLERPTLPDGTKLITFPVGGAGVSGNNSTIAGDDSGGQRPPKHWIMNPSGKSYVCILHEYVQHALKKQPTYKFKELENASTPYSAVVCINEMEYGSGFGSSKKQAKANAARKTLEILIPQMRDKISGESGDGTGNNSNRALKASRGTSEADLSFFDEITITDPRVAEFCAKTTEPSPHAILITCLQRNFGLGDMHINYSVNTLKHQRNEFTMRVGKHEATVVCRNKKDGKQRAAQAILQRLHPHIQSWGSLLRLYGSRSVKSFKEKKQLEQEITLLQGKALVNQPNHAILGKLRQEMRMLAEQRKAIQPIGKFLPPDLPTGSAANLNNVDL
- the LOC124300262 gene encoding microprocessor complex subunit DGCR8 isoform X1 — protein: MTLPFKENTSEHIGKHLKPGIMSDNESSPKRLRLDEEVSTIDANLPNMEEGKPVECPFKNNLDVQSDEDDSMNFTSVLRSDSNYNINRENFEQDSDFSKHSSRNVQNGYDQSNDNDSNLSGHDPCTNDELRHFDVLDDLERHPDQGGSDSDTESTDSMDSDVPDEEIEAMLEEGLPDEFKGKRRKKSDAMPYEEKEKLVLDEIGHNHFDVLPEGWVQVTHNSGLPLYLHKQSRVCTLAKPYFLGPGSVRKHEVPVSAVPCLQYRRALQEEEKEEEKRRKEREKEPAAETCSLPSAKIETIQENRAAHSLDSEQLRNYCQALFRFKAIKVMRFQSWSARRKFTKNKKHRKQLERPTLPDGTKLITFPVGGAGVSGNNSTIAGDDSGGQRPPKHWIMNPSGKSYVCILHEYVQHALKKQPTYKFKELENASTPYSAVVCINEMEYGSGFGSSKKQAKANAARKTLEILIPQMRDKISGESGDGTGNNSNRALKASRGTSEADLSFFDEITITDPRVAEFCAKTTEPSPHAILITCLQRNFGLGDMHINYSVNTLKHQRNEFTMRVGKHEATVVCRNKKDGKQRAAQAILQRLHPHIQSWGSLLRLYGSRSVKSFKEKKQLEQEITLLQGKALVNQPNHAILGKLRQEMRMLAEQRKAIQPIGKFLPPDLPTGSAANLNNVDL